In the Selenomonadales bacterium genome, one interval contains:
- a CDS encoding phosphatase PAP2 family protein: MPQRSFKVFRFLAIFSSILMAFALMLDLAVYGTWKDILRPHVVSFDGTIITAIRIHTSELLSQVMILITECGSFEFYITVGGVIVIWLCLKKRILEGIMLVVCSGGSGLMTLLIKSIVMRFRPDMMPVIAETGYSFPSGHSVTAVCFYGYLAFLYWAYGKSPVMRKVGIIGAVLMILGIGISRIYLGVHFPTDVIGGYIGGLMWLSLSVLVLYYAKRKDTHSK; this comes from the coding sequence GTGCCACAGAGGTCTTTCAAAGTATTTCGTTTTCTTGCGATATTCAGCTCAATATTGATGGCGTTTGCTCTCATGCTTGATCTTGCCGTATATGGTACGTGGAAGGATATCCTGCGTCCGCATGTCGTGTCGTTTGACGGTACGATCATTACTGCGATACGCATCCACACATCGGAATTATTAAGTCAAGTCATGATACTCATTACCGAGTGCGGATCGTTCGAGTTTTATATAACGGTCGGCGGCGTTATCGTAATATGGCTTTGCCTCAAAAAGAGGATATTGGAAGGTATCATGCTCGTCGTCTGCTCGGGTGGGAGCGGTCTGATGACGCTTCTTATCAAAAGTATCGTTATGCGGTTTCGTCCCGATATGATGCCTGTTATCGCTGAAACGGGGTACAGTTTTCCAAGCGGTCATTCGGTGACGGCAGTCTGTTTCTACGGATACTTGGCATTTCTCTATTGGGCGTACGGCAAGTCACCTGTGATGCGCAAAGTAGGTATCATCGGTGCCGTACTTATGATACTCGGTATCGGTATCAGCCGCATCTATCTCGGTGTCCATTTCCCGACGGATGTGATCGGCGGATATATCGGCGGTCTTATGTGGCTCAGCCTGTCGGTTCTTGTGCTATATTATGCGAAACGAAAAGATACTCATTCAAAATAA
- a CDS encoding lactate utilization protein, with protein MMTDMILENTISNLKKNNFSVYVAETKEEGAQIVCSLIDEGATIGVGGSVTIKELDILDELDAKGHLIFDHNKPGISPQQLLDFRRRQLLCDVFLTSTNALTETGELVNIDGFGNRVAALSFGPKRVIVAAGINKLVPDVEAGIERVKNIAAPMNAKRLFEVGRLKKAPPCVKTGHCIDCRGPERICTITNVTNRRPFLTDIHIVIIKEELGY; from the coding sequence ATGATGACAGATATGATACTTGAAAATACGATCTCCAATCTCAAAAAAAATAATTTTTCTGTCTATGTGGCAGAAACGAAAGAAGAAGGCGCGCAGATCGTATGCTCGCTTATTGATGAAGGTGCAACGATCGGTGTCGGCGGCTCTGTCACGATCAAAGAGCTTGATATTCTTGATGAGCTTGATGCAAAAGGTCATCTCATCTTTGATCACAATAAGCCCGGTATCAGTCCGCAGCAGCTGCTCGACTTCCGTCGTCGCCAGCTCTTATGCGATGTATTCCTTACCAGTACGAACGCACTGACCGAAACAGGCGAGCTTGTCAATATTGACGGATTCGGCAACCGTGTAGCGGCTCTGTCCTTCGGTCCGAAGCGTGTCATTGTCGCAGCAGGCATCAACAAGCTCGTACCCGATGTAGAGGCAGGTATCGAACGCGTCAAAAACATCGCCGCTCCGATGAATGCCAAACGTCTTTTTGAAGTAGGTCGTCTCAAAAAAGCACCGCCATGTGTCAAGACAGGTCATTGTATTGATTGCCGCGGTCCCGAACGCATCTGTACCATCACAAATGTGACGAACAGACGCCCGTTCCTCACCGATATTCATATCGTTATTATCAAAGAAGAACTCGGTTACTAA